The Deltaproteobacteria bacterium genomic interval CAGCGTTATGGCCGGCAGGACAAGGCTGATCAACCCCTCGGAGCCGCCTGAGGGAAACCAACCCAAAAAGACCGAAAAGACAAGAATGATGAGCAGTCCTGACCAGAAGGTCGGGGTGGAAATGCCAAGAAGAACAAAGACCATGGACGTGTAATCAACAATGGTGTTCTGACGGATGGCGGCGACCGATCCGATGATCAGGCCGATGAAGAGGGAAATAAGGATGCTTGCTAACGCGAGCTTGAGGGTATTGATGAATCTCGGCCAGATTTCAGCCACGACATCGTTCTGCGTCCTGATGGATTGACCGAATTCTCCCTTGGTCACGTTTTTAAGAAAGATGCCGTATTGAACGATAATCGGTTTATCAAGGCCCAGTTGATGGCGGATAGCCTCGATGTCTTCCTCCTCGGCTTCCAAGCCGGCTATGGTCCTGGCGGGATCGCCAGGCACTAGCTGGAGAATAAGAAAGGAAACGAGGGTGATGCCGATGAGGGTTGGAACCAGCATCAAAATTCGCCGAATGACATAACTGATCATAACACTCTATCCTAAGAGTTTCTTTCTGTCTTCCCCTCCGCCTGTGTGGGGGAACGTATAAAACTCACCCTTGTAGTTGGTGGGGGAGTGGAGACGACGAAAGGATATTGTTTATTTTCGTAAAAGCCCTTTAGGGTCAATACGATTTCGGAGGATATCCAGCTCATCGTCTTCCGGTTCCGGCGTCGTTTCCACCCCTTCCGGAACGACCAGGTCGAAGCCTGTGTTTTGAAGGACGTTATCCACGGTGACCCCAGGATGGACCGATTTTAACCGCATGTGCTTGGTCTCTTCATCGAAATCCATAATACAAAGGGGTGTAATGCAGTATTTGGGACCGCCTCCAGGTATCCCGAGCTCCTTTCTCGCATCCTTGCCTCCCTGGTTCCATCCGACACAGGAGACGAAATCGCAACGATCCACCAGAAGCCGCTTGGTATGTGAATTAAGGAAGATGTAGTATCTGTCCATATAAGTGGTGAGACTGGCGGTGCCAATGGCGCCCGGACCGCGAAAGGTCAGTTTTTTAAAATCAGTTCCCACGCCGATCATGTTGGAGTTGCCATACTTGTCTATCTGGATGCCGCCTATAAAAAAGATGGATTTGCTTGCCTGCTTTAAGGAAATCATGCTCCTGTCTTCCGAGCGAAAGGATTCTGCCCATCTCAGCGCGGTCCACCAATCCATCTGGCTAATATCAACTACCGGTTGATCATAGACATTGGTTCTCGTATGATCGAAACCGATCTTGATATTCGGGCCATGATGCATGTGGGCCAGAAGCGCGCCGGCCATGGGCACGATGAGGTTCCGGCCCACACCGACAGGCTCCCCGTCCTCGATCTCCCTTGAAATAAAAACCGCCAGCTGTTCATTCAGGCTATAAGGCCGATTCGCTTGACTTATCATGTTCATACCCTTTCTGATTTACGGGAAAGTGCTTTATCTAAAAAGACTGAAAAGCTGTTTGGCGCCTATTCTATCCAAATAATCCAGGTGGGTTTCCGGTTCATACACATATTTTTTCAGGTAATCCTCAAATAGTTTTCTGTTCCCGTTTTTGACGCACTCCCGGGCAACCTGCCGGTACTCCGTTAGATGAGCCACATCTTCGATGTAATACCCGGCGCTTTTAAATGGGTGAGACCCAAAAGGGGCCATGACCACAGCCTCAGCCTCCATAATGGAGGTGTTGGCCGGATTCTTCCTTATCTCCTCATTAGGAACGATCTTCTCCACCTGAACGATTGTCTTATCGGCCGCCCGGTAATGGGCTGTATCGGAAAAACCGGCGTCAACGAACTGAGCGTTTCCATAAGGATCGGCAAAGGAGGCCCGCAAAAAGGCAATCTCCGGCTTGATGGGTGGTATGGCCAGCAGCGTCTCTCCATTGAGTGGGTCTTTAAAAACCTTGATATCAGGATTGATCTCCGGATAACAGGTCCCGACTCCGCCGCGCCATGGCATAAAGGGAAGCATCTGCGCCGCAGCCATCAGCCCCGCGAGATACATTCCTTCGTCAAACTCCCAAACCTCAATATCGCCGTTTTCCGCGGCTGCGCGAAAAAATGGTCCGATGACCTCCAGACCCGCTCCGAAATAATATCCTACCACCTTCTTGACGCAGCCGGCGCCTATCATTAAATCCACATCCCATCCACCGGCGTTGGCGATCACCGTCAGGTTCTTCAACCCTTTACGGATAATCTGCCGCGTAACGGCCAGGGGATAATTAGAGCCAAGCGAGATGGTCATCCCATCCTCGACCATATCGGCGGCCTCCTTTTCGCTGATCACGACTTCCCGACGAACATCTGGGCCATTCATATCCTCACCTCACTTCTTCCTTCTCATGGCTTTTTATAAATAACACCCTCTTTTTCCAGTTCACCAATCATCTCTTTGGAATACCCTAAATATTCTGAGAGAACCTCTTGGTTGTGCTGGCCAAGTTCAGGAGGCAGCCCCTTAAGACCAGCGCTTCTGTTTTTAAGACGAAAGGGGCTGTTGATCACCGGCACCCGACCCAGGACGGGATGGTCAATCTCCTTCATCATCTGGCGCGCCTTGATCTGCGGATGCTCCAGGGCCTCTGGAATAGATAGAATCGGGGCGCTGGGTATGCCCGCCTCTTCCAATTTTTCCAGGGCGTCACTGATATGCTCAAACGTATTCAGCCATTCATTTAACACCTCATCCACCAGCGCCCGATTCCTGACCCGGTTCTCCAGAGGATGAAATCTGGGGTCCTTATACAAATCCGGTCTGTCCATGGCTTTAGTGAGCCCCTGCCACATGCTGTCTCTAGCGCCGAGAGCGATAGTCGCCCATCCATCCCGTCCTCTGTAAATCGGACTGAGCATGGCGTGCGAATCCCGGCCTTCACTGAGTACATGAATTTCTACGGCCGAGTCCAGTTGATCGAACAGGCAGTCTAGAAGGGAGACATCTATGTATTCCCCTTCGCCGGTCCTGTCCCGGGCAAACAGCGCGGCACAGATAGCCGTGGCGGCATGTAAGGACGCCCCGGTATCACCAAAAGCAGCGCCGGGCGCCATGGGAGGATGATCGGGGTCTTCATTCTTTCCCGTGACCCACATCAGACCGCTCAAGGCGTGAGCCGTGGCAGCGTATCCGGGCCGATCGGCCCAGGGGCCGTACTGGCCGAACCCGGAAATGGAGCACATGATAATTTTGGGGTTGATTTCTTTAAGGTCTTCGTAGCCGAGCCCCAGGCGATCCATGGTCTTGGGCCGGAAGTTCTCGACAACCACGTCACACAACTTTACAAGCTCTTCAGCTATCCTTACACCTTCCGGATGTTTAAGATTCAGGGAGAGACTCTTCTTCCCGCAATTGTTCTGCATAAAGTAGCCGCTGTAACCCTTCTTGACGAAAGGAGCGTAACGCGCACCGTCTCCAAGGCCAGGGGCTTCAACTTTAATGACCTCTGCCCCAAGATCATGTAAAAGCCTGGTGCAAAACGGACCAGCCAGGGCTTGCGTAAAATCCAGCACCTTAACGCCGGTTAAAAGCATTTTTTCCTGCCTTTCTTTCATCATCAATAACAAAGCCTGAAACGAAACTGCGTCTCTTTAAAATTATTATTAATGAATTGACCTTTAATCCATACATCCATTCAAGTAATCAAGCGCTTAAAAAAATGAGAAAGGCTTTCATGGCATTGCCAACATAGGTTAACGGCCTTTACGTGTCAAGGGAAAAGCGCCTCCAGGCCGGTCAGCTTTATGTGATACCACCATAGACAGATGCTATAATATCATCGGGTTTATTATTGAGGGGGGAAAGCGGCGCCTCAGCCGCGGCTCAGGCATGAGAGCTGCTTTGCTGTATATTGAAAAACAGTTTCGTGAGTGTAAAGACTGCTCAGGTGCGAAACTGAGGCTCAACGCCAGTGACGCTGGCCTCACTCAATGCCGCTATTTCATCATCAGTCAGTCCCAGAAGCTCCTTAAAGACATATTCATTATGCTGGCCGAGTAAAGGAGCGGGAAACCTGATGCGGCAAACAGTTTCGGACATTTTGGCAATCATCCCGGGCACGAGCTTCTTACCGCCACAAGGATGCTCGGACTCCTCAAAGAAGCCCCGCGCCACAAAGTGCGGGTCTTTAAGCAGTTCGCCCGGGTAGAGCACCGGCGCAGCAGCCAGCCCGCGTTTCTGAAGCTTCTCCATGATTTCATAACGATCAAGAGAAATCGTCCAGGCCGCGATATATTTATCCAGCTCATCGCGATGCTCCTGACGGCTGGCAAAAGAAGCAAAGCGGGGCCCCTGAGACCACTCGGGATGGCCCAGAATCTCGCAAAATATGTTCCATTCCTCATCAGAGACAATGCTGATCGCCACCCACTGGTCGTCCCCCTTGCATGGGTAGCAGCCCTGGGGGGCGGCATAATCGTCCGTGTTGCCCATACGCGTCCTGACCCGTGCATTGAGGGCGTAATCGAGAAGCCAGTCCATATGCCTGGTCGAAGCCTCAAAATGGGAAACATCCACAAACTGACCCTTGCCCGTTCTAAAGCGATAATGCAGGGCCGACAGGACGGCCAGGGCCGCGGCAAAACCGCCGGTCGGGTCGCCATAAGCGATACCCGGCCTCAAGGGAGGGCCATTTTCGTAACCGGTTATTTCATCTAAGCCGCAGAAGGCGTTGATGCAGTCACCAAAGGCCGGGGCGTTTGTATAGGGGCCGGTGCAGCCGTAGCCTGGCATGGACACCATAATGATATCAGGCTTGACCTCTCGCAGGCGCTCGTAATCCAGGCCCAGGTTGGGCATAACCCTAGGGGTGAAGTTGTTGATAACCACATCGCTGATTTTGATCAGCCTGAGGTACAGTTCCTTTCCCTTTTCCTGGCTCAAGTCCAGGGTGACGCCGAGTTTATTGTGATTTACCTGGATAAACCAGGGTGAATGCTCCCAGAACTTCTCCTTTTGTTTAGCGTACCTGAGGCCAAAGTACCTGAGGGCGTCAAACCTGAACAGCGCTTCGACCTTGATCACCTCGGCCCCCATGTCGGCCAGCACCACGGTGCCTTGAGGCCCGGCCCAGGCGATGGTGTGATCCAAGATTCTAATGCCTTCCAGCGGTAAACCTGCCATAATCCTGCTCTCCCATAATTTGTTCTTCAGTTAGCGCGGGCTGCGGTCAAAAGATTGGCTTAAGCCTCTGTGACGAATGTCATGGCCTTCAGGTCGTCCTCTGAATAACCCAAACGCTCAATCAAGATTTCACTGTTATGCTCACCCAGCATCGGGGCGCGGCTCACTTGCCACGGTGTTTCGGACATAAGAAAAATATGCCCCGGAAACTCCATCTTACCTAATAATGGATGGTCTATCTTAGTAAAAAAACCTCTGTCCCGATGCTGCGGATCGTGAAAAAGCCGATCCATATCGTTCAAGATACCGATGGGGACGCGCCACTCGGTGGCCTCCTCAAAGACCTCTTTCTGGGTTTTTGTCTTGAGGTAATCCTTGAGCACGGCGTCCAGCTCGTCAGCGTGGAGAGACCTTTGTTCCACGTCGCTAAATCGAGGGTCATCCAGCAGTTCCGGCCGCCCCATCATCTCAACAAGCATCCTGTATTGTTCCTCCATCTCGGTATCAACGCAGACATAGCCGTCTTTGCATGGCAGGATGGCAATAGGATACAGGCCCGGGATACGCGGGTCAGACTGAGGCATATCTGACATGGGGCGTGCCCCGTTCCTTATGCGGTTATGTCCGTTAAACTGGAAATTCATGGTCGGACAGCCTTTTAAGGTCGCCGCGATTTCTACGATGGCCAGGTCAATATGCTGGCCGCTTCCCCTTAAATCTCGATAACAGACAGCGCCCATGGTGGCGAGCGCACCGGTCAATCCGGCCTGGAACTGTAAATGCTGACCCCCAAGCTTGATCGGCTCCCTGCCTTGTTCCCCGATCTCAGCCTGGACTCCGCCCAGAGCGCTCAAGGTTATTTCAAGGCCCTTGTAGTCGCGATACGGCCCGGTTTGCCCGTAGTTTGAGATGGAGGTCATGATCAGAGCGGGATTGATCTCTTTAAGGGCGTCGTACTTCAGGCCCAGGGAAGGCATAACGCGCGGCGCAAAGTTTTCAATGAGCACGTCGGCCTCAGCCACCAGCTTTTTAAAGGCTTCTGCGCCCGCCCTGGACTTCAGGTTCAGGGTGATGCTTTTTTTCCCCAGATTCAGGTAGTGAAAAAGCCCGCTTTTCTCCAGGTGCGGCTCATCTTTTGGGAAAGGCCCCATCTGCCTCGCCGGGTCTCCGGCTTGCGGCCGTTCCACCTTGATAACCTCTGCTCCCAAACCCGCCAGCAGCGAGGTACAATAGGGGCCGGCGATGTAGTGGCCGAGGTCAATTACTTTCAGGTCAGAGAGCGCTCCCTCTTT includes:
- a CDS encoding ABC transporter permease; translation: MISYVIRRILMLVPTLIGITLVSFLILQLVPGDPARTIAGLEAEEEDIEAIRHQLGLDKPIIVQYGIFLKNVTKGEFGQSIRTQNDVVAEIWPRFINTLKLALASILISLFIGLIIGSVAAIRQNTIVDYTSMVFVLLGISTPTFWSGLLIILVFSVFLGWFPSGGSEGLISLVLPAITLAAPSAAVTARMTRSSMLEVFRQDYIRTARAKGQKESKVIYKHALKNALIPTTTIVGLQFGYLMGGAVLVETVFTWPGLGRLIVDSIYTRDYPVVQGGVILFAFGFVLANLVVDILYIYLDPRISYE
- a CDS encoding CoA transferase subunit A — translated: MNGPDVRREVVISEKEAADMVEDGMTISLGSNYPLAVTRQIIRKGLKNLTVIANAGGWDVDLMIGAGCVKKVVGYYFGAGLEVIGPFFRAAAENGDIEVWEFDEGMYLAGLMAAAQMLPFMPWRGGVGTCYPEINPDIKVFKDPLNGETLLAIPPIKPEIAFLRASFADPYGNAQFVDAGFSDTAHYRAADKTIVQVEKIVPNEEIRKNPANTSIMEAEAVVMAPFGSHPFKSAGYYIEDVAHLTEYRQVARECVKNGNRKLFEDYLKKYVYEPETHLDYLDRIGAKQLFSLFR
- a CDS encoding CoA transferase, whose protein sequence is MMKERQEKMLLTGVKVLDFTQALAGPFCTRLLHDLGAEVIKVEAPGLGDGARYAPFVKKGYSGYFMQNNCGKKSLSLNLKHPEGVRIAEELVKLCDVVVENFRPKTMDRLGLGYEDLKEINPKIIMCSISGFGQYGPWADRPGYAATAHALSGLMWVTGKNEDPDHPPMAPGAAFGDTGASLHAATAICAALFARDRTGEGEYIDVSLLDCLFDQLDSAVEIHVLSEGRDSHAMLSPIYRGRDGWATIALGARDSMWQGLTKAMDRPDLYKDPRFHPLENRVRNRALVDEVLNEWLNTFEHISDALEKLEEAGIPSAPILSIPEALEHPQIKARQMMKEIDHPVLGRVPVINSPFRLKNRSAGLKGLPPELGQHNQEVLSEYLGYSKEMIGELEKEGVIYKKP
- a CDS encoding CoA transferase, which produces MAGLPLEGIRILDHTIAWAGPQGTVVLADMGAEVIKVEALFRFDALRYFGLRYAKQKEKFWEHSPWFIQVNHNKLGVTLDLSQEKGKELYLRLIKISDVVINNFTPRVMPNLGLDYERLREVKPDIIMVSMPGYGCTGPYTNAPAFGDCINAFCGLDEITGYENGPPLRPGIAYGDPTGGFAAALAVLSALHYRFRTGKGQFVDVSHFEASTRHMDWLLDYALNARVRTRMGNTDDYAAPQGCYPCKGDDQWVAISIVSDEEWNIFCEILGHPEWSQGPRFASFASRQEHRDELDKYIAAWTISLDRYEIMEKLQKRGLAAAPVLYPGELLKDPHFVARGFFEESEHPCGGKKLVPGMIAKMSETVCRIRFPAPLLGQHNEYVFKELLGLTDDEIAALSEASVTGVEPQFRT
- a CDS encoding CoA transferase, which produces MNKEGALSDLKVIDLGHYIAGPYCTSLLAGLGAEVIKVERPQAGDPARQMGPFPKDEPHLEKSGLFHYLNLGKKSITLNLKSRAGAEAFKKLVAEADVLIENFAPRVMPSLGLKYDALKEINPALIMTSISNYGQTGPYRDYKGLEITLSALGGVQAEIGEQGREPIKLGGQHLQFQAGLTGALATMGAVCYRDLRGSGQHIDLAIVEIAATLKGCPTMNFQFNGHNRIRNGARPMSDMPQSDPRIPGLYPIAILPCKDGYVCVDTEMEEQYRMLVEMMGRPELLDDPRFSDVEQRSLHADELDAVLKDYLKTKTQKEVFEEATEWRVPIGILNDMDRLFHDPQHRDRGFFTKIDHPLLGKMEFPGHIFLMSETPWQVSRAPMLGEHNSEILIERLGYSEDDLKAMTFVTEA